A DNA window from Lachancea thermotolerans CBS 6340 chromosome G complete sequence contains the following coding sequences:
- the SPT8 gene encoding SAGA complex subunit SPT8 (similar to uniprot|P38915 Saccharomyces cerevisiae YLR055C SPT8 Subunit of the SAGA transcriptional regulatory complex but not present in SAGA- like complex SLIK/SALSA required for SAGA-mediated inhibition at some promoters), whose protein sequence is MDGVGDILNENHVAEEEEEEDEELDEEMEDIAGRGDEQEQDQEDDEQDDQDDQDDQDDQDDQDDDLEQSQDPNQDEDEDMDAEDDENDENDDNDENPNEEDTQDAAGNGARKDTEGARDGNGTLDGRSSEIAKEKSSRGPSAFEKIHQYYTQLHNSAKLADVYSIYPTAAIPIQTHVHSMAMSKGLKYLFLGGQDGYVRKFDFLNTIEGKLSLTILQKHSLVESISNAGILLSYWENEVPQQRNSLKLSKTGKEYEPAVSPVHAIDVQSECLFLLSGLENGGITMQGCRYMEGHIAHYFQKHTSTVNQLKINNDESKFISGGWDKQILEWDLNSGQCVNEFRGSTAQISSLEFRPLYSTVVIDSATNKEDSAGGEDSQIKRDDDDLDSLFGDEEEEEKRRAQESAQEPARPEDGPKSQPLSKDEISQTTLRTVYDENTFLASCTNGSVQVWDRRISTKPALNLIRGNQVPPWCMSACWSTDGDRIYAGRRNAVVEEYDLKMGLNPSKTLKFPSISGPVSCVRAMPNNKHVLCASYDNVRIYDVSQYGSSKVPFLIVPGHHGGMISNLYVDPTCRFLISTSGDRGWQGISTDATLIYDIDVE, encoded by the coding sequence ATGGATGGAGTAGGTGACATTCTCAACGAGAACCATGTtgcagaggaagaagaggaggaagacgaggaattggatgaagaaatggaaGATATAGCGGGCAGAGGAGACGAGCAAGAACAGGACCAGGAAGACGATGAACAGGACGATCAAGATGATCAAGACGATCAGGACGATCAGGACGATCAGGACGATGATTTAGAGCAAAGCCAGGATCCTAACcaggatgaagatgaagacatGGATGCGGAGGACGACGAAAACGACGAAAACGACGATAATGACGAAAACCCGAATGAAGAAGACACCCAAGACGCCGCAGGCAACGGCGCACGTAAAGATACAGAGGGAGCGCGGGACGGCAATGGAACTCTCGACGGGCGCAGCTCGGAAATTGCAAAGGAGAAATCTTCCCGTGGTCCCTCCGCGTTCGAGAAGATCCATCAATATTACACACAACTCCACAACTCGGCGAAACTTGCAGACGTATACTCAATCTACCCAACAGCAGCTATCCCCATCCAGACTCATGTACACAGCATGGCAATGTCGAAAGGACTAAAGTACCTATTTCTTGGCGGACAAGATGGTTATGTAAGGAAATTCGATTTTCTCAACACAATCGAGGGAAAGCTGTCCCTCACAATTCTACAAAAACACTCTTTGGTTGAATCTATATCGAATGCAGGGATACTACTTTCTTACTGGGAAAACGAGGTACCGCAGCAGCGCAATAGTCTGAAGCTGTCCAAAACGGGGAAGGAATATGAGCCGGCAGTATCGCCAGTGCACGCCATTGATGTTCAGAGCGaatgcctttttcttctaagTGGGCTCGAAAACGGAGGTATCACAATGCAAGGGTGTCGCTATATGGAGGGCCATATAGCACACTATTTTCAGAAACACACGAGTACCGTTAATCAGTTGAAAATCAACAATGATGAGAGCAAGTTTATCAGCGGTGGTTGGGATAAGCAAATCTTGGAGTGGGACTTGAACTCGGGTCAGTGTGTCAATGAATTTCGAGGCTCTACCGCACAAATATCTTCTTTGGAATTTAGACCGTTATATTCAACTGTAGTAATCGACAGTGCAACAAACAAAGAAGATAGTGCTGGAGGAGAGGACTCTCAAATTAAGAGAGACGATGATGATCTCGACTCGCTTTTtggcgatgaagaagaagaggagaagcGCAGAGCCCAAGAAAGCGCGCAGGAACCTGCCAGGCCGGAAGACGGACCAAAAAGTCAACCGCTTTCCAAAGACGAGATATCTCAAACAACACTGAGGACTGTTTACGATGAGAATACCTTTTTGGCCTCGTGCACCAACGGTTCTGTTCAAGTTTGGGACCGCCgtatttcaacaaaacctgCTCTAAATTTGATACGTGGAAATCAAGTACCTCCGTGGTGCATGTCGGCATGCTGGTCTACGGATGGTGATCGTATATATGCGGGAAGAAGAAATGCTGTAGTCGAAGAATACGACTTGAAAATGGGGTTGAATCCATCTAAAACCTTAAAATTCCCCAGCATATCAGGTCCTGTCTCCTGTGTCCGGGCAATGCCTAACAATAAACATGTTCTATGCGCCTCTTACGATAACGTAAGAATATATGACGTGTCTCAGTACGGATCCAGCAAAGTGCCGTTCCTGATCGTTCCGGGGCATCATGGAGGTATGATATCGAACCTTTACGTTGATCCAACTTGCCGCTTTCTAATCAGCACCAGCGGTGACAGAGGCTGGCAGGGTATATCTACCGACGCTACGTTGATATATGACATAGATGTAGAATag